From the genome of Bradyrhizobium elkanii USDA 76, one region includes:
- a CDS encoding MarR family winged helix-turn-helix transcriptional regulator → MRGSVDTDFLFTLGEVFRLIRVYADKEAARYGITRAQWAVLSKVERQEGLKQTELAELLEVQPITLTRLIDKLCDNGWIERRSDENDRRVNRLYLKKAARPLLGKLAGLRSELTATVLEGISPADAYRLLTQLESIKENVRNAVQTPAGEPSRKEQRYG, encoded by the coding sequence ATGCGCGGTTCGGTGGACACCGATTTCTTGTTTACGCTGGGCGAGGTGTTCCGGCTGATCCGGGTCTATGCCGACAAGGAGGCCGCACGCTATGGCATCACTCGCGCGCAATGGGCCGTGCTGTCCAAGGTGGAACGCCAGGAAGGGCTGAAGCAGACCGAGCTCGCCGAACTGCTCGAGGTACAGCCGATCACGCTGACGCGGCTGATCGACAAGCTCTGCGACAATGGCTGGATCGAGCGCCGCAGCGACGAGAACGATCGCCGCGTCAACCGCCTTTACCTGAAGAAGGCCGCGCGCCCGCTGCTCGGCAAGCTCGCCGGCCTCCGCTCCGAACTCACCGCGACCGTGCTCGAGGGCATCAGCCCCGCTGACGCGTATCGCCTGCTCACCCAATTGGAATCGATCAAGGAAAACGTTCGCAATGCCGTCCAGACCCCAGCCGGCGAGCCCTCCCGAAAGGAACAGCGCTATGGCTGA
- a CDS encoding Gfo/Idh/MocA family protein: MTKIRIGLAGCGFVSELHMVAYRRVYGVDVEVRAVAARGDHVNAFARKHAIPNAYRSFAELVADRELDVIDICTPPNLHAGMIVEAMRAGKHVICEKPFSGYFGRDGDKAPIGRHVPKALMYQRVMEEMAVTRAAIERSGQLFMYAEDWIYAPAVTKTAEIIRATGDKILFMKGEESHSGSHAAHAAQWAMTGGGSLIRMGCHPLSAVLYLKQVEAKARGETITVASVTCDVGNVTAGLKPEERAYIKANPVDVEDWGTLTATFSDGTKATVFSGDMIMGGVRNLIETYTSGGSLFANITPNTHLTSYQTSEEKLASVYITEKVDRKTGWQYVCLEEEWTRGYLQEIQDFMECVATGRQPLADLALAYETTRVNYAGYWAADEGRRVVL; encoded by the coding sequence ATGACAAAAATCAGGATCGGGCTGGCCGGCTGCGGCTTCGTGTCGGAGCTGCACATGGTTGCCTACCGGCGCGTCTATGGCGTCGACGTCGAGGTGAGGGCGGTCGCGGCGCGCGGCGATCATGTCAATGCGTTCGCCCGCAAGCACGCAATCCCGAACGCCTATCGCAGCTTCGCCGAACTGGTCGCCGACCGCGAGCTCGACGTCATCGACATCTGCACGCCACCGAACCTGCATGCCGGGATGATCGTGGAGGCGATGCGGGCCGGCAAGCACGTGATCTGCGAGAAACCGTTCAGCGGCTATTTCGGCCGCGACGGCGACAAGGCGCCGATCGGCAGGCATGTGCCGAAAGCGCTGATGTACCAGCGGGTGATGGAGGAGATGGCGGTGACCCGCGCCGCGATCGAGCGAAGCGGACAACTCTTCATGTATGCCGAGGACTGGATCTACGCGCCGGCGGTGACCAAGACCGCGGAGATCATCCGCGCGACCGGCGACAAGATCCTGTTCATGAAGGGCGAGGAGAGCCATTCCGGCTCGCATGCCGCGCATGCCGCGCAGTGGGCGATGACCGGCGGCGGCTCGCTGATCCGGATGGGCTGTCATCCCTTGTCGGCGGTGCTCTATCTCAAGCAGGTCGAGGCGAAAGCGCGCGGCGAGACCATCACGGTCGCCAGCGTCACCTGCGACGTCGGCAATGTCACCGCCGGTCTCAAGCCAGAGGAGCGCGCCTACATCAAGGCCAATCCGGTCGACGTCGAGGATTGGGGCACGCTGACCGCAACCTTCTCCGACGGCACCAAGGCCACGGTGTTTTCGGGCGACATGATCATGGGCGGCGTACGCAACCTGATCGAGACCTATACGAGCGGCGGCTCGCTATTCGCCAACATCACTCCAAACACGCATCTGACGAGCTACCAGACGAGCGAGGAGAAGCTCGCGTCCGTGTACATCACCGAAAAGGTCGATCGCAAAACCGGCTGGCAATATGTCTGTCTCGAGGAGGAATGGACCCGCGGCTACCTGCAGGAGATCCAGGATTTCATGGAGTGCGTGGCGACCGGCCGGCAGCCGCTCGCGGACCTCGCGCTGGCGTATGAGACGACCAGGGTGAACTACGCCGGCTATTGGGCCGCGGATGAGGGCAGGCGGGTGGTGTTGTAG
- a CDS encoding shikimate dehydrogenase, translated as MRDRFLTGLIGYPIAHSAAPAMHEKAAAALGVRCHYQLIEVKGAGRDDLRAMLEGIRRLGFAGVNVTFPYKEAVVDLIDSLAPDARAIGAVNTIVVDDARLVGHNTDASGFVRAITPLLASTPRGPIALIGAGGVGKAIAFALAGLGVGELRIFDADAAKVARLAGQLAGRHAVRGVAGVEAAVDGATGVVNATPVGMLPNRDSPVPDALLHPSMWVADAVYTPLWTPLLLAAKAKGSKVLTGRDLAIYAAADAFELFTTMMPSTDVMANAFDAVMAARYSVPA; from the coding sequence ATGCGCGACCGTTTCCTGACGGGGCTGATTGGCTATCCGATCGCGCATTCGGCGGCGCCTGCGATGCACGAGAAGGCCGCAGCAGCGCTCGGCGTCCGCTGTCACTACCAGCTCATCGAGGTCAAGGGCGCCGGCCGCGACGATCTGCGCGCGATGCTCGAGGGCATCAGGCGGCTCGGCTTCGCCGGCGTCAACGTCACCTTTCCCTACAAGGAGGCGGTCGTCGATCTCATTGATAGCCTCGCGCCGGATGCACGCGCGATCGGCGCGGTCAACACCATCGTCGTCGATGATGCGCGGCTGGTCGGACACAACACCGACGCGTCAGGTTTTGTGCGTGCGATCACGCCGCTGCTTGCATCAACGCCGCGCGGCCCGATCGCGCTGATCGGTGCCGGCGGCGTCGGCAAGGCGATCGCCTTTGCGCTGGCCGGCCTCGGCGTTGGTGAGCTCCGCATCTTCGACGCTGATGCCGCGAAGGTCGCGCGGCTGGCCGGCCAGTTGGCCGGCCGTCATGCGGTTCGTGGTGTCGCCGGCGTCGAGGCCGCGGTCGATGGCGCGACCGGCGTCGTCAACGCAACGCCGGTCGGCATGCTGCCGAACCGCGACAGTCCCGTGCCGGACGCGTTGCTGCATCCGTCGATGTGGGTCGCCGACGCCGTCTACACGCCGCTGTGGACGCCGCTGCTGTTGGCGGCCAAGGCCAAGGGCTCCAAAGTCCTGACCGGGCGCGATCTTGCGATCTACGCAGCAGCGGACGCGTTCGAATTGTTCACGACGATGATGCCTTCGACTGATGTCATGGCAAATGCGTTCGACGCGGTGATGGCCGCACGCTACTCTGTGCCCGCCTGA
- a CDS encoding DMT family transporter, with protein MSTQAISASVTRPVSVGHGLPPGAIAVMLMLCVSWGFNQLAVKLALPDVPPMLQALIRSAGALPVMLIVGHLRGVKFFERDGTLVPGIIAGLMFGCEFVLIFTGLVFTSASRASVFLYTAPFFVALGSHQFLGERLSTVQWSGLALSFAGVALAIGVPQPNVDAKVLLGDLMVVGGGALWAATTLVAKGTGLRKAAPEKALGYQVAISIPILGLAAWIAGERIEHVPSALSISLLAYQAVWVVGCTFVIWFAMVKTYSASKLSAFTFVTPLFGVVAAYFIMHDTLTAVFGVAALLVIAGLYLVNKPDPKVTPDPNVPA; from the coding sequence ATGTCGACCCAAGCGATCTCCGCCAGCGTCACGAGGCCCGTCAGCGTCGGACACGGGCTGCCGCCCGGCGCCATCGCCGTGATGCTGATGCTGTGCGTGAGCTGGGGCTTCAACCAGCTTGCGGTGAAACTCGCGCTGCCCGACGTGCCGCCGATGTTGCAGGCGTTGATCCGTTCCGCCGGCGCGCTGCCGGTGATGCTGATCGTCGGCCACCTGCGCGGCGTCAAATTCTTCGAGCGCGACGGCACGCTGGTGCCCGGGATCATCGCCGGGCTGATGTTCGGCTGCGAGTTCGTGCTGATCTTCACCGGCCTCGTCTTCACCTCGGCCTCGCGTGCGTCGGTGTTCCTCTACACCGCGCCGTTCTTCGTCGCGCTCGGCTCGCACCAGTTCCTCGGCGAGCGTCTCTCGACCGTGCAGTGGAGCGGGCTTGCGCTGAGCTTTGCCGGCGTCGCGCTCGCGATCGGCGTGCCGCAGCCGAACGTCGATGCCAAGGTGCTGCTCGGCGACCTCATGGTGGTCGGCGGCGGCGCGCTGTGGGCGGCGACCACGCTGGTCGCCAAGGGCACGGGCTTGCGCAAGGCCGCGCCGGAAAAGGCGCTCGGCTACCAGGTCGCGATCTCGATTCCGATCCTCGGCCTCGCCGCCTGGATCGCGGGCGAGCGCATCGAGCATGTGCCGAGCGCGCTGTCGATCTCGCTGCTCGCCTATCAGGCGGTCTGGGTGGTGGGCTGCACATTTGTCATCTGGTTTGCGATGGTGAAAACCTACTCCGCGAGCAAGCTGTCCGCCTTCACCTTCGTCACGCCACTGTTCGGCGTCGTCGCGGCCTATTTCATCATGCATGACACCCTGACGGCGGTGTTCGGCGTCGCCGCGCTGCTGGTGATCGCCGGGCTCTATCTCGTCAACAAGCCCGACCCGAAGGTGACGCCGGATCCGAACGTGCCTGCGTGA
- the pcaG gene encoding protocatechuate 3,4-dioxygenase subunit alpha — protein MSNQRPDGITPSQTVGPYFKYGLTPNGEYEWNDAFTSNLLTPDVSGERIRVEGKVYDGDGAVIPDCMLEIWQADAQGRFSDPQDARALPNSTFKGFGRCGTDKNGAYAFDTIKPGVVPDADGKPQAPHILLAVFARGMLLHLYTRIYFDDEAGNAGDSTLALVPADRRATLIARRKAGVGNTYSFDVHLQGDNETVFFDV, from the coding sequence GTGTCGAACCAGCGCCCTGATGGAATCACGCCCTCGCAGACCGTCGGTCCCTATTTCAAGTATGGCCTGACGCCGAACGGCGAGTATGAGTGGAACGACGCCTTCACCAGCAACCTGTTGACGCCCGATGTGTCCGGCGAGCGCATCCGCGTCGAGGGCAAGGTCTATGACGGCGATGGCGCCGTGATCCCGGACTGCATGCTGGAGATCTGGCAGGCCGACGCGCAGGGCCGCTTCTCCGATCCGCAGGATGCGCGCGCATTGCCGAACTCGACCTTCAAGGGCTTTGGCCGCTGCGGCACCGACAAGAACGGCGCCTACGCGTTTGACACCATCAAGCCGGGCGTGGTGCCGGATGCCGACGGCAAGCCGCAGGCGCCGCACATCCTGCTCGCGGTGTTCGCGCGCGGCATGCTGCTGCACCTCTACACCCGGATCTATTTCGACGACGAGGCCGGCAACGCCGGCGACTCCACGCTCGCGCTGGTGCCGGCTGATCGCCGCGCCACGCTGATCGCCAGGCGCAAGGCCGGTGTGGGCAACACCTACAGCTTCGACGTCCATCTGCAGGGCGACAACGAGACCGTGTTCTTCGACGTCTAG
- a CDS encoding SRPBCC domain-containing protein, translated as MSKLTLKTEGDRYVVVTRRFVAPPEAVYRAHTVPELLQKWLLGPDGWTMPVCISEAKPGGRIRYEWTDGKGGGFHLTGEYLALEPFSRIVHVERMHLPDPTPDNHVETRFAPDGDGTLMTMRMTLPDAETRAAMLATGMEHGMEDSYARLDRMS; from the coding sequence ATGAGCAAGTTGACGCTGAAGACCGAAGGCGACCGCTATGTCGTCGTGACCAGGCGCTTCGTCGCGCCGCCGGAGGCGGTGTATCGCGCGCATACCGTGCCGGAGTTGCTGCAAAAGTGGCTGCTCGGTCCCGACGGCTGGACCATGCCGGTCTGCATCAGCGAGGCGAAGCCCGGCGGCAGGATCCGCTACGAATGGACCGACGGCAAGGGTGGCGGCTTCCATCTGACCGGCGAATATCTCGCGCTCGAACCGTTTAGCCGCATCGTCCATGTCGAGCGCATGCATCTGCCGGATCCGACGCCGGACAATCACGTCGAGACGCGTTTCGCGCCCGACGGCGACGGCACCCTGATGACGATGCGGATGACGCTGCCGGATGCGGAGACGCGCGCGGCGATGCTCGCGACCGGCATGGAGCACGGCATGGAAGACAGCTATGCTCGGCTCGACCGCATGAGCTGA
- a CDS encoding ArsR/SmtB family transcription factor — protein MANLDAAFSALADPTRRAILARLALGEATVMELVEPFDMTQPAISRHLKVLEGAGLIVRRIEGTKRPCRLAPSAVAEIDQWLGMLRRALETNYDRLDDVLAAMKPEQ, from the coding sequence ATGGCCAACCTCGACGCCGCCTTTTCCGCGCTCGCCGACCCGACCCGCCGGGCGATCCTGGCGCGCCTCGCGCTGGGCGAGGCGACGGTCATGGAGCTGGTCGAGCCGTTCGACATGACCCAGCCCGCGATCTCCCGCCATCTCAAGGTGCTCGAGGGCGCCGGCCTGATCGTGCGGCGGATCGAGGGCACCAAGCGGCCGTGCCGGCTGGCGCCATCGGCGGTTGCCGAGATCGATCAATGGCTCGGCATGCTGCGCCGCGCGCTGGAAACCAATTACGACCGGCTGGACGACGTGCTGGCCGCAATGAAGCCTGAGCAGTGA
- a CDS encoding sulfurtransferase, whose translation MAGHSELITTAELAEILTRPDLRLFDCTTYLEPAPAGSNVPYIVVSGRQTFEAGHIPGANFLDLQAEFSEARTELRFMMPPTAQLEAAFGRHGISAGSRVVLYSIGTAMWATRFWWMLRSLGFEGAAVLDGGIDKWTAEGRDIETGLAGGYPPATFPARPKDGMFVDKHDVLAATTEGDTVIVNALGPQFYKGLEPSRYGRRGRIPGSVSVPAATLIDPKAKTFVPLEEAEATFAAQGITRDKRVVAYCGGGISATIDLFQLHRLGYDNLTLYDGSMGEWAKDAELPIETG comes from the coding sequence ATGGCCGGCCACAGCGAGCTGATCACCACGGCGGAACTTGCCGAGATCCTGACCCGGCCGGACCTTCGCCTGTTCGACTGCACGACCTATCTGGAGCCGGCCCCCGCCGGCAGCAACGTTCCCTATATTGTCGTCTCGGGCCGCCAGACGTTCGAGGCCGGCCACATCCCGGGGGCGAATTTCCTGGATTTGCAGGCCGAATTCTCCGAGGCCCGTACCGAGCTGCGCTTCATGATGCCGCCGACAGCGCAGCTCGAAGCCGCGTTCGGCCGCCACGGCATCTCGGCGGGCAGCCGCGTCGTGCTCTATTCGATCGGCACCGCAATGTGGGCGACGCGGTTCTGGTGGATGCTGCGCTCGCTCGGCTTCGAGGGTGCCGCGGTGCTCGACGGCGGCATCGACAAATGGACCGCCGAGGGACGCGACATCGAGACCGGACTTGCCGGCGGCTATCCGCCGGCGACGTTTCCGGCGCGGCCGAAGGACGGCATGTTCGTCGACAAGCATGACGTGCTCGCCGCGACCACGGAGGGCGACACCGTCATCGTCAATGCGCTCGGCCCGCAATTCTACAAGGGACTGGAGCCGAGCCGTTACGGGCGGCGCGGCCGCATCCCCGGCAGCGTCAGCGTGCCGGCGGCGACCTTGATCGATCCCAAGGCCAAGACGTTCGTGCCGCTTGAGGAGGCCGAAGCAACCTTCGCCGCACAAGGCATCACCAGGGACAAGCGCGTCGTCGCCTATTGCGGCGGCGGCATCTCCGCGACCATCGACCTGTTCCAGCTGCACCGGCTCGGCTACGACAATCTCACGCTCTATGACGGCTCGATGGGCGAATGGGCGAAGGATGCAGAGTTGCCGATCGAGACGGGGTAG
- a CDS encoding ABC transporter substrate-binding protein: MPTSRRTLLKTSAAAAAAFSFDWTRAQAQAETVRIGVIYDLTGPFAAGGSVASSIGTQIAIDLVNEKGGVGGKYKIAPVNVDSQSKPDIAINEANRLIDQEKVDILNGVFASSHAVPLAAKVEQQKRILWITTAVSTAVFKDKNLQYVFRAQIHSDQYGQAFASFINEHAKAKLGMEPKDVKVALIHEDGPYGVGVAAADEAFAKEVGLQVALKEGYSASAPDLSVLVTKLKRAKADVISHAGYNPDITLFLRQARESGLRFKMLFGAGAGYSQLDKLRATFGADIDNFCNIDPVPAQLLDPAKLAPGIGDLTKTMVARYREKTNATEVPPHCSMGFNQTWILLNNVLPVAKDKYGGFDPEAIRKAALDVDIPAGGTIQGYGVKFYPPGTPLSGQNERSTPVVMQNAGERITVVWPTNIRTQDPVFPLPKGSVYGA; encoded by the coding sequence ATGCCGACTTCACGCAGGACGCTGCTGAAGACTTCAGCGGCTGCCGCCGCTGCTTTCAGCTTCGATTGGACACGGGCGCAGGCGCAGGCCGAGACGGTCCGGATCGGTGTGATCTACGACCTGACCGGCCCGTTCGCCGCCGGCGGCTCGGTCGCCTCCTCGATCGGCACCCAGATCGCGATCGACCTCGTCAACGAGAAGGGCGGTGTCGGCGGCAAGTACAAGATTGCGCCGGTCAACGTCGATTCCCAGAGCAAGCCCGATATCGCGATCAACGAGGCCAATCGCCTGATCGACCAGGAGAAGGTCGACATCCTCAACGGCGTGTTCGCGAGCTCCCACGCGGTGCCGCTCGCCGCCAAGGTCGAGCAGCAGAAGCGGATCCTGTGGATCACGACCGCGGTCTCGACCGCCGTCTTCAAGGACAAGAACCTGCAATACGTGTTCCGCGCGCAGATCCATTCCGACCAGTACGGCCAGGCCTTCGCGAGCTTCATCAACGAGCACGCCAAGGCCAAGCTCGGCATGGAGCCGAAGGACGTCAAGGTGGCGCTGATCCACGAGGACGGGCCCTATGGCGTCGGCGTCGCCGCGGCGGACGAGGCCTTCGCCAAGGAGGTCGGGCTGCAGGTCGCGCTGAAGGAGGGCTATTCCGCCTCCGCGCCCGATCTCTCGGTGCTGGTCACCAAGCTGAAGCGCGCCAAGGCCGACGTGATCTCGCATGCCGGCTACAATCCCGACATCACGCTGTTCCTGCGCCAGGCGCGCGAGAGCGGGCTAAGGTTCAAGATGCTGTTCGGCGCCGGCGCCGGCTACAGCCAGCTCGACAAGCTGCGCGCGACCTTCGGCGCCGACATCGACAATTTCTGCAACATCGACCCCGTTCCGGCACAGCTGCTCGATCCCGCCAAGCTCGCGCCCGGAATCGGCGACCTCACCAAGACCATGGTCGCGCGCTACCGCGAGAAGACCAACGCGACCGAAGTGCCGCCGCACTGCTCGATGGGCTTCAACCAGACCTGGATCCTGCTCAACAATGTGCTGCCGGTCGCCAAGGACAAGTATGGCGGCTTCGATCCCGAGGCGATCCGCAAGGCGGCGCTCGACGTCGACATCCCCGCAGGCGGCACCATCCAGGGCTATGGCGTGAAGTTCTATCCGCCGGGTACGCCGCTGTCCGGCCAGAACGAGCGCTCGACGCCGGTCGTGATGCAGAACGCCGGCGAGCGCATCACCGTGGTGTGGCCGACCAATATCCGCACGCAGGACCCGGTGTTCCCGCTGCCGAAGGGCTCGGTGTACGGGGCGTAG
- a CDS encoding HlyD family secretion protein, with protein MAEPVLKLAPEQKSNPGEPSPSGKASRAPRRRLMAGLRRYRRTLLLVVLPTLAAIGGIVFYLNGGRYVGTDDAYVGAQKVLITPEISGKIDKIVVKEGQHVKKGDELFEIDPVPFRLAVAQAKAALDQTRTTYDNLVDNIKINGRMLEFAQQSIELKKRDVERKSTLAKQNFGSQLDLDNAANAQVTAESLAQYIRQQISKDKTQLLGDIDLPIEQFPPYAQAKAKLDDAQRNLDHTVLRAPMDGVATQVDQIQLGRFVAAGSPVFSIIDVDHPWVDANPKESDFTYVAVGQPVELDVDAFPNHRFKGKVGSLSPGTGAQFAILPPQNATGNFVKVVQRVPVRIYFDENDPFVKKLKAGMSVYATIDTNHRRTLAGLLGLAPASAHPDHE; from the coding sequence ATGGCTGAACCCGTCCTCAAGCTGGCCCCCGAGCAGAAGAGCAATCCGGGCGAGCCCAGCCCGTCGGGCAAGGCCAGCCGCGCGCCGCGCCGTCGCCTGATGGCCGGCCTGCGGCGCTATCGCCGCACGCTGCTGCTGGTCGTGCTGCCCACGCTCGCTGCGATCGGCGGCATCGTGTTCTATCTCAATGGCGGCCGCTATGTCGGCACCGACGACGCTTATGTCGGGGCGCAGAAGGTGCTGATCACGCCGGAAATCTCCGGCAAGATCGACAAGATCGTCGTGAAGGAAGGCCAGCACGTCAAGAAGGGCGACGAGCTGTTCGAGATCGACCCGGTGCCGTTCCGTCTCGCGGTGGCGCAGGCCAAGGCCGCGCTCGACCAGACCAGGACCACCTATGACAACCTGGTCGACAACATCAAGATCAACGGCAGGATGCTGGAATTCGCCCAGCAGAGCATCGAGTTGAAGAAGCGCGACGTCGAACGCAAGTCGACGCTGGCCAAGCAGAATTTCGGCTCGCAGCTCGACCTCGACAACGCGGCGAATGCGCAGGTGACGGCCGAGAGTCTGGCGCAATACATCAGGCAGCAGATCTCCAAGGACAAGACCCAGCTGCTCGGCGATATCGACCTGCCGATCGAGCAGTTCCCGCCCTACGCCCAGGCCAAGGCCAAGCTCGACGACGCTCAGCGCAATCTCGACCACACCGTGCTGCGCGCGCCGATGGACGGCGTCGCGACCCAGGTCGACCAGATCCAGCTCGGCCGCTTCGTCGCCGCCGGCTCGCCGGTGTTCTCGATCATCGACGTCGACCATCCCTGGGTCGACGCCAATCCGAAGGAGAGCGACTTCACCTATGTCGCGGTCGGCCAGCCGGTTGAGCTCGATGTCGACGCGTTCCCGAACCATCGGTTCAAGGGCAAGGTCGGCTCGCTGTCGCCCGGCACCGGCGCGCAGTTCGCGATCCTGCCGCCGCAGAACGCGACCGGCAACTTCGTCAAGGTGGTGCAGCGCGTCCCGGTGCGAATCTACTTCGACGAGAACGATCCGTTCGTGAAGAAGCTGAAAGCCGGCATGAGCGTCTACGCGACGATCGACACCAACCACCGCCGCACGCTGGCCGGCCTGCTCGGGCTGGCGCCGGCCTCGGCGCACCCGGACCACGAGTAA
- a CDS encoding MDR family MFS transporter, with product MNAPSPSAVPGMRRNMVTICAMTATIMQALDTTIANVALPYMQGSLSASQDQINWVLTSYIVAAAIMTAPVGWIANRYGRKRIFIICSAGFTVASVFCGLAQDITQMVLFRLLQGVFGAALVPLSQAVMLDSYALHERAKAMSIWGMGVMMGPIMGPSLGAWLTETYSWHWVFFVNLPFGAITVLGLAIFMDETKQDLNLRFDWFGFTALAVAIGSLQLALDRGEQLGWLESNEIFVEFVVAAVGAYFFFAHSLTTSRPFIQFALFKDKNFLGGCVFMTVMGLVLYSTMALSSPYLQNVIGYPIITAGLLLASRGVGTFVAMMLVGRMMRYIEARTLIISGLALTAASLFQMTGWTDMTQASEIIVVSVIQGFGFGLVFVPLSTVSFLTLPNHLRTDGTSMLTLLRNVASSVGISIVIAQLTEGSRRIYAKLSEQINPFNHALQMPDVSGMINLNTDAGRAMADKMVAAQSQIIAFSHDYQLVMLFILVSIPLAMMIGSTKAALRTQSAPSDHAAVME from the coding sequence ATGAATGCACCGTCACCATCCGCCGTGCCCGGCATGCGCCGGAACATGGTGACGATCTGCGCGATGACCGCGACGATCATGCAGGCGCTCGACACCACGATCGCCAACGTCGCGCTGCCCTATATGCAGGGCTCGCTGTCGGCTTCGCAGGACCAGATCAACTGGGTGCTGACCTCCTACATCGTCGCGGCCGCGATCATGACCGCGCCGGTCGGCTGGATCGCCAACCGCTACGGCAGGAAGCGCATCTTCATCATCTGCTCGGCCGGCTTCACCGTCGCCTCGGTGTTCTGCGGCCTCGCCCAGGACATCACCCAAATGGTGCTGTTCCGCCTGCTGCAGGGCGTGTTCGGCGCGGCGCTGGTGCCGCTGTCGCAGGCGGTGATGCTCGACTCCTACGCGCTGCATGAGCGGGCGAAAGCGATGTCGATCTGGGGCATGGGCGTGATGATGGGCCCGATCATGGGCCCCTCGCTCGGCGCCTGGCTGACCGAGACCTATTCCTGGCATTGGGTGTTCTTCGTCAACCTTCCGTTCGGCGCAATCACCGTGCTCGGGCTCGCGATCTTCATGGACGAAACCAAGCAGGACCTCAACCTGCGCTTCGACTGGTTCGGCTTCACCGCGCTCGCGGTCGCGATCGGTTCGCTGCAGCTCGCGCTCGACCGCGGCGAGCAGCTCGGCTGGCTGGAATCCAACGAGATCTTCGTCGAGTTCGTCGTCGCGGCGGTCGGCGCCTATTTCTTCTTCGCCCATTCGCTGACCACGAGCCGGCCGTTCATCCAGTTCGCGCTGTTCAAGGACAAGAACTTCCTCGGCGGCTGCGTGTTCATGACGGTCATGGGCCTCGTGCTGTATTCGACCATGGCGCTGTCCTCGCCCTATCTGCAAAACGTGATCGGCTATCCGATCATCACCGCGGGCCTGTTGCTGGCGAGCCGCGGCGTCGGCACCTTCGTCGCGATGATGCTGGTCGGCCGCATGATGCGGTATATCGAAGCGCGCACGCTGATCATCTCGGGACTCGCGCTGACCGCGGCCTCGCTGTTCCAGATGACCGGCTGGACCGACATGACGCAGGCGAGCGAGATCATCGTCGTCAGCGTGATCCAGGGCTTCGGCTTCGGCCTCGTGTTCGTGCCGCTGTCGACGGTCTCGTTCCTGACGCTGCCCAATCACCTGCGCACCGACGGCACCTCGATGCTGACGCTGCTGCGCAACGTCGCAAGCTCGGTCGGCATCTCGATCGTGATCGCGCAGCTCACCGAGGGCTCGCGGCGGATCTACGCAAAGCTGTCGGAGCAGATCAATCCGTTCAACCACGCGCTGCAGATGCCCGACGTATCGGGCATGATCAACCTCAACACCGACGCCGGCCGCGCGATGGCCGACAAGATGGTGGCCGCGCAGTCGCAGATCATCGCGTTCTCGCACGACTACCAGCTGGTGATGCTGTTCATCCTGGTCTCGATTCCGCTCGCGATGATGATCGGCTCGACCAAGGCCGCGCTGCGCACGCAGTCGGCGCCGTCGGATCATGCCGCGGTGATGGAGTAG
- a CDS encoding Fur family transcriptional regulator: MSLAKPTFPAPDHDHGRCAADAMAHAEQVCARRGQKFTPIRRQVLQALLSSHRPLGAYEVIDELAKTMPRPAPITVYRALDFLMENGLVHRIESRNAFLACAHDHDETSMVAFLICDHCGSVGEIPAAPVAQSLTAAARASGFIPKLSVVEIAGTCAHCQKT; encoded by the coding sequence ATGAGCTTGGCTAAGCCGACATTTCCTGCCCCCGACCACGATCACGGCCGCTGCGCCGCGGACGCGATGGCGCATGCCGAACAGGTTTGTGCGCGCCGCGGCCAGAAATTCACCCCGATCCGCCGTCAGGTGCTGCAGGCGCTGCTGTCGAGCCATCGCCCGCTCGGCGCCTATGAGGTGATCGACGAGTTGGCCAAGACGATGCCGCGGCCGGCACCGATTACCGTCTACCGCGCGCTCGACTTCCTGATGGAGAACGGCCTCGTCCACCGCATCGAGAGCCGCAACGCCTTCCTCGCCTGCGCGCATGACCATGACGAGACCTCGATGGTGGCGTTCTTGATCTGCGACCATTGCGGCTCGGTCGGCGAGATCCCGGCCGCCCCCGTCGCGCAAAGCTTGACCGCGGCGGCGCGGGCCTCGGGGTTCATCCCGAAACTCTCCGTCGTCGAGATCGCCGGCACCTGCGCGCATTGCCAGAAGACGTGA